One genomic window of Actinoplanes lobatus includes the following:
- a CDS encoding glycosyltransferase: MSRFLIVVPPLTGHLAPLRAVAARLAARGHHVVWAGTGRWLRERLGPTAEIHDCVPVSFTVGAREPGLRGLAALRFLVEDFLVPLATAMLPGLRAAIIRHRPDVVVADQQAWAGAYAAAEAGLPWATSASTSAELLDPYPPALRDWLSGCFAAVAHPRPVADPRMSPHLILAFTTPELTGPATAAPSSVRWVGPAPLDDPGTWTPPWPRRPADSAAAPGPAEVHPPAGRPLVLVTLGTQSTETGARFLRACAEALAARPGLHAVITDPGRVVGPCPGHVHVTPWVPQQAVLKRADLVICHAGHNTVAESLWHGRPLVVAPIRDDQSIVAGQVVNAGAGVRLRFAHATAAHIGAAVDTIHSDPGYAHAAARIRAAFHAAGGADEAVTHLESLARSTILIPEVTR, encoded by the coding sequence GTGAGCCGTTTCCTGATCGTGGTGCCGCCGTTGACCGGACACCTCGCCCCGCTGCGGGCGGTCGCCGCCCGCCTCGCCGCCCGCGGCCACCACGTGGTGTGGGCCGGGACGGGCCGGTGGCTGCGGGAACGCCTCGGGCCCACCGCCGAGATCCACGACTGCGTTCCGGTGTCCTTCACCGTCGGCGCCCGAGAACCCGGCCTGCGCGGGCTCGCCGCGCTGCGGTTCCTCGTCGAGGACTTCCTGGTGCCGCTGGCGACCGCGATGCTGCCCGGTCTCCGCGCCGCGATCATCCGGCACCGGCCCGACGTGGTCGTCGCCGACCAGCAGGCGTGGGCCGGTGCCTACGCGGCCGCTGAAGCCGGACTGCCCTGGGCCACCTCCGCCTCCACATCGGCGGAACTGCTCGACCCGTACCCGCCGGCCCTGCGCGACTGGCTGTCCGGCTGCTTCGCCGCGGTCGCCCACCCGCGGCCGGTCGCCGATCCACGCATGTCGCCGCACCTGATCCTGGCGTTCACCACCCCGGAGCTCACCGGCCCCGCCACCGCCGCGCCGTCCTCGGTGCGCTGGGTCGGCCCGGCCCCGCTGGACGACCCCGGCACCTGGACTCCACCCTGGCCCCGTCGGCCCGCTGATTCCGCCGCGGCCCCCGGCCCGGCCGAGGTCCATCCGCCCGCCGGCCGGCCGCTGGTCCTGGTGACGCTCGGCACCCAGTCCACCGAGACGGGGGCCCGCTTCCTGCGGGCCTGCGCCGAAGCCCTGGCCGCGCGCCCCGGCCTGCACGCGGTGATCACCGACCCCGGCCGGGTGGTCGGGCCGTGCCCCGGCCACGTCCACGTGACACCGTGGGTGCCGCAGCAGGCCGTACTGAAGCGGGCCGACCTGGTGATCTGCCATGCCGGGCACAACACGGTCGCCGAGTCGCTGTGGCACGGCCGACCGCTGGTGGTGGCCCCGATCCGTGACGACCAGAGCATCGTCGCCGGCCAGGTGGTGAACGCGGGCGCGGGCGTCCGGCTGCGCTTCGCGCACGCCACCGCCGCCCACATCGGCGCGGCCGTCGACACGATCCACAGCGATCCGGGGTACGCCCACGCGGCGGCCCGGATCCGCGCGGCCTTCCACGCTGCCGGTGGCGCGGACGAGGCGGTCACCCACCTGGAATCTCTCGCACGTTCCACCATTCTGATCCCGGAGGTCACCCGTTGA
- a CDS encoding alpha/beta fold hydrolase has translation MAHINTNGVRLHVQRMRQADPGAPPLVFVHGLGDSMACYYFTLAGPVAALGFDVTAYDLRGHGRSDRPPHGYGVDYATGDLAGLLAELRITGPVHLVGYSWGGTVAFRYAHRFPDGVASLVVIESEPPTPGWAERTAGELAGLAAYLADPEWIARAERESALPVLARRFTATARALQATTLAAEVLDRTGLADRYPDGWLRCPLLMVVGGGSGLHARLDTVLGLLPPCDVAVIPGHGHALLASAPQEVAAVVLPWLAARRGALAGAVTP, from the coding sequence ATGGCCCACATCAACACCAACGGGGTACGCCTGCACGTCCAGCGGATGCGGCAGGCCGATCCGGGCGCGCCACCGCTCGTCTTCGTCCACGGCCTGGGCGACAGCATGGCCTGCTACTACTTCACCCTGGCCGGGCCGGTCGCCGCCCTCGGCTTCGACGTCACCGCCTACGACCTGCGCGGACACGGCCGCAGTGACCGTCCACCGCACGGGTACGGCGTCGACTACGCCACCGGCGACCTGGCCGGGCTCCTCGCCGAGTTGAGGATCACCGGGCCGGTGCACCTGGTCGGCTACTCGTGGGGCGGCACGGTCGCCTTCCGGTACGCCCACCGCTTCCCGGACGGCGTCGCCTCCCTGGTCGTCATCGAATCCGAGCCGCCGACCCCCGGCTGGGCCGAGCGGACCGCCGGCGAACTGGCCGGGCTGGCCGCCTACCTCGCCGACCCCGAGTGGATCGCCCGGGCCGAACGCGAATCCGCCCTGCCCGTCCTGGCCCGGCGGTTCACCGCGACGGCGCGGGCGCTCCAGGCCACCACGCTGGCCGCCGAGGTCCTGGACCGGACCGGTCTCGCCGACCGCTATCCGGACGGCTGGCTGCGGTGCCCCCTGCTGATGGTCGTCGGCGGCGGTTCCGGCCTGCACGCCCGCTTGGACACCGTCCTCGGCCTGCTGCCACCGTGCGACGTCGCCGTGATTCCCGGCCACGGCCACGCGCTGCTCGCCTCCGCGCCTCAGGAGGTGGCCGCCGTCGTCCTGCCGTGGCTGGCCGCCCGCCGGGGCGCCCTCGCCGGGGCCGTGACGCCGTGA
- a CDS encoding acyl carrier protein, which produces MTTETVLAEIGDLIREVLDGYDLNAVPITPDTSFDADLAFESIDLVVLGTLLTERYGPGIDLAGFLSTRTLPEIITLRVGDLAEYVTARLEHA; this is translated from the coding sequence GTGACCACCGAAACCGTTCTCGCCGAGATCGGTGACCTGATCCGCGAGGTCCTCGACGGGTACGACCTGAACGCCGTGCCGATCACCCCGGACACGTCGTTCGACGCCGACCTCGCCTTCGAGAGCATCGACCTGGTGGTGCTCGGCACCCTGCTCACCGAACGCTACGGCCCCGGTATCGACCTGGCCGGTTTCCTGTCCACCCGGACGCTTCCGGAGATCATCACGTTGCGGGTCGGCGACCTCGCCGAGTACGTGACGGCCCGCCTGGAACACGCCTGA
- a CDS encoding beta-ketoacyl synthase N-terminal-like domain-containing protein: protein MEPVAVVGMAVLFPGAPDLDTYWRNIVTGTDSVTEAPPGYGLPAGRRGGFLGDLATVDPAALGVMPAALPLTEPDQLIALHVAGAALADAGLEPGMCDPGRIGVILGRGGYLTPALSRFDQRVRGAHQLAHTLTELLPGLDPDTAARIRDAFTDRLGPVSPGAEIGLVPNLAAARIAHRHGFGGPAYTVDGACASSLLAVDQAVAELARDRCDVVLAGGVHHAHDTTLWSVFAGLGAVSPTGRSRPFTGAADGLVIGEGSGIVVLKRLADARRDGDRVYAVVRGTGVSGDAGAASLMNPVSAGQAAALRQAWSAAGLDPTDPDAIGLIEAHGTATAAGDACELATLHAVFGPGRPAVLGSVKALIGHTMPAAGIAGFVKAALAVHHGVLPPMPACEDPHPGLAATRFRPIPVARAWFGHTRRAAVNAFGFGGVNAHAVLEAAPAAGRPPRVREPVPLLRLAADTTDELAALLDRPPPVPSGTGRMRLAIVAPTARTLATARKVVAAGQPWRGRQDIWFSPRPLLAGGQGRIAFLYPGLEGEFEPRVADVAARMGRDVPLPGADGLHRHGVSVSRASRLLDAALRDQGVRPDVLAGHSLGEWTAMAVAAGYHDGELEPVLEAFADAVRQVPDVVFAAVGAGAGTVEPFLGGTGVTVSHDNAPHQCVVCGPSGEVGKLLLALAGNGITGQVLPFRSGFHTSRLRPYVHRLTAAAELLDARPWRTPLWSATTLAPYPDEPGAIRELFVRHLLEPVRFRPLVERLHAEGVRAFVQVGPGGLASLVHDVLRGHDHLAIAATTPRQTGTGQLTRVLAALWAEGAEPGGDLLAPRNPRSSSGATVRLSLGNPVVSLGEDAAALLGRVAVPVESGDHRAAAVAAETARAAADVVAAVRRRAVPTTTVRRHLSLDRLPYLRDHTFVQLPLGWPEPGDGFPVVPATDLIRHLCDAARPTASGVVTGVHDAGFDRWLAVAPPVTVTFAIDADTPDRRRVTAQGYARATVEFSGAYPPAPAVWPQPAEPGRTPRLTATQMYAGRWMFHGPAYQGVTGIDGIGARHVHGTLTTPAAGGALLDSAAQLVGYWMTEELDGDNRAFPVALTALRLYGPDPAPGDTLTCHVRIVAVTGGTVTADLQLVHDGTVRAEMHGWRLHRFTSDDAVRAVDRSPATARLARRHEAGWHWATTHWADQASRDLIARTYLTPAEWALYQRRPARGRDPWLLGRIALKDAVRAMLTDPEVFPIELDTGNDEAGRPWITGRHGRRLPPLAVSIAHHGSIGVALARPSGPVGIDVLEVADRDDATVAAALTPAERDLLGGDRAVWFTRFFAAKEAAGKALGTGLGGNPHTLRVIAASDTEATVATTAGDLRVRLTDLHHEGRRHVVAWTTDREVLP from the coding sequence GTGGAACCGGTCGCCGTCGTCGGCATGGCGGTGCTGTTCCCCGGCGCCCCCGACCTGGACACCTACTGGCGCAACATCGTCACCGGCACCGACAGCGTCACCGAGGCCCCACCCGGGTACGGGCTGCCCGCCGGCCGGCGCGGCGGCTTCCTCGGCGACCTGGCCACCGTCGACCCGGCCGCCCTCGGGGTGATGCCGGCCGCGCTGCCGCTGACCGAACCCGATCAGCTGATCGCCCTGCACGTGGCCGGCGCCGCGCTCGCCGACGCCGGCCTCGAACCCGGCATGTGCGACCCCGGCCGGATCGGTGTGATCCTCGGCCGCGGCGGCTACCTCACCCCCGCCCTGTCCCGGTTCGACCAGCGGGTACGCGGCGCCCACCAGCTCGCCCACACCCTCACCGAGCTGCTGCCCGGCCTGGACCCGGACACCGCGGCCCGGATCCGCGACGCGTTCACCGACCGGCTCGGCCCGGTGTCGCCGGGCGCCGAGATCGGCCTGGTGCCCAACCTCGCGGCCGCCCGGATCGCCCACCGGCACGGGTTCGGCGGCCCCGCGTACACCGTCGACGGCGCCTGCGCCTCGTCGCTGCTCGCCGTCGACCAGGCCGTCGCCGAACTCGCCCGCGACCGCTGCGACGTGGTGCTCGCCGGCGGCGTCCACCACGCCCACGACACCACCCTGTGGAGCGTCTTCGCCGGGCTCGGCGCGGTCAGCCCGACCGGCCGCAGCCGCCCCTTCACCGGCGCCGCCGACGGTCTGGTCATCGGCGAGGGCAGCGGCATCGTGGTGCTCAAACGGCTGGCCGACGCGCGCCGCGACGGCGACCGGGTCTACGCCGTGGTCCGCGGCACCGGGGTGTCCGGCGACGCCGGCGCGGCCAGCCTGATGAACCCGGTCTCCGCCGGTCAGGCCGCCGCGCTGCGCCAGGCCTGGTCGGCCGCGGGACTCGACCCCACCGACCCGGACGCGATCGGCCTGATCGAGGCGCACGGCACCGCCACGGCGGCCGGCGACGCCTGCGAGCTGGCCACCCTGCACGCCGTGTTCGGTCCCGGCCGGCCCGCCGTCCTCGGCTCGGTGAAGGCACTGATCGGCCACACCATGCCGGCCGCCGGGATCGCCGGATTCGTCAAGGCCGCCCTCGCCGTCCACCACGGCGTGCTGCCACCGATGCCCGCCTGCGAGGACCCGCACCCCGGGCTGGCCGCCACCCGGTTCCGGCCGATCCCGGTGGCCCGCGCCTGGTTCGGTCACACCCGGCGGGCCGCCGTCAACGCGTTCGGGTTCGGCGGCGTCAACGCCCACGCCGTCCTGGAAGCGGCCCCGGCCGCCGGCCGCCCGCCGCGGGTCCGGGAGCCGGTGCCGCTGCTGCGGCTGGCCGCCGACACCACCGACGAGCTGGCGGCGCTGCTGGACCGGCCGCCGCCCGTACCGTCCGGGACCGGCCGTATGCGGCTCGCGATCGTCGCGCCCACCGCCCGCACCCTGGCCACCGCCCGCAAGGTGGTCGCGGCCGGGCAACCGTGGCGGGGACGCCAGGACATCTGGTTCAGCCCACGGCCGCTGCTGGCCGGCGGGCAGGGCCGGATCGCGTTCCTCTACCCGGGCCTGGAGGGCGAGTTCGAGCCCCGGGTCGCCGACGTCGCCGCCCGGATGGGCCGGGACGTGCCGCTGCCCGGAGCCGACGGCCTGCACCGGCACGGCGTGTCGGTCTCCCGGGCCAGCCGGCTGCTCGACGCCGCGCTGCGCGACCAGGGGGTACGCCCGGACGTGCTGGCCGGGCACTCACTGGGGGAGTGGACCGCCATGGCGGTGGCGGCCGGCTACCACGACGGCGAACTGGAACCCGTGCTGGAGGCGTTCGCCGACGCCGTCCGGCAGGTGCCCGACGTGGTGTTCGCCGCGGTCGGCGCCGGCGCCGGCACCGTCGAGCCGTTCCTGGGCGGGACCGGCGTCACCGTCTCGCACGACAACGCGCCCCACCAGTGCGTGGTCTGCGGCCCGTCCGGCGAGGTCGGGAAGCTGCTGCTCGCCCTGGCCGGGAACGGGATCACCGGGCAGGTGCTGCCGTTCCGGTCCGGGTTCCACACGTCCCGGCTGCGGCCGTACGTGCACCGCCTCACCGCCGCCGCCGAACTCCTCGACGCCAGGCCGTGGCGGACGCCGCTGTGGTCGGCGACGACGCTGGCGCCGTACCCGGACGAGCCCGGCGCGATCCGCGAGCTGTTCGTCCGCCACCTGCTCGAACCGGTCCGGTTCCGGCCACTCGTCGAACGGCTGCACGCCGAAGGGGTCCGCGCCTTCGTCCAGGTCGGGCCGGGCGGGCTCGCCTCGCTGGTGCACGACGTGCTGCGCGGCCACGACCACCTGGCGATCGCCGCCACCACCCCCCGGCAGACCGGGACCGGGCAGCTCACCCGGGTGCTCGCCGCGCTGTGGGCCGAGGGCGCCGAGCCCGGCGGGGACCTGCTCGCGCCACGGAACCCCCGGTCGTCCTCCGGGGCGACGGTCCGGCTGTCGCTGGGCAACCCCGTGGTGTCGCTCGGCGAGGACGCCGCCGCGCTCCTGGGCCGCGTCGCCGTACCCGTCGAATCCGGTGACCACCGGGCCGCCGCCGTCGCCGCCGAGACCGCCCGGGCCGCGGCCGACGTCGTCGCCGCCGTCCGGCGGCGCGCCGTGCCCACCACCACGGTCCGCCGCCACCTGTCCCTGGACCGGCTGCCCTATCTGCGTGACCACACGTTCGTGCAGCTGCCGCTCGGCTGGCCGGAACCCGGCGACGGCTTCCCGGTGGTCCCGGCCACCGACCTGATCCGGCACCTGTGCGACGCGGCCCGGCCCACCGCGAGCGGCGTGGTGACCGGTGTGCACGACGCCGGGTTCGACCGCTGGCTCGCGGTCGCGCCGCCGGTCACCGTCACCTTCGCGATCGACGCCGACACGCCGGACCGCCGCCGCGTCACGGCACAGGGGTACGCCCGCGCCACCGTCGAGTTCAGCGGCGCCTACCCGCCCGCCCCGGCGGTGTGGCCGCAACCCGCCGAACCGGGCCGCACGCCACGCCTGACCGCGACCCAGATGTACGCCGGCCGCTGGATGTTCCACGGCCCCGCCTACCAGGGCGTGACCGGCATCGACGGGATCGGCGCCCGGCACGTGCACGGCACCCTGACCACCCCGGCCGCCGGTGGCGCCCTGCTGGACAGCGCCGCCCAACTTGTCGGCTACTGGATGACGGAGGAGCTGGACGGCGACAACCGGGCCTTCCCGGTCGCCCTCACCGCGCTGCGCCTGTACGGCCCCGACCCGGCCCCCGGCGACACGCTCACCTGCCATGTCCGGATCGTCGCCGTCACCGGCGGCACGGTCACCGCCGACCTGCAACTGGTCCACGACGGCACGGTGCGGGCCGAGATGCACGGCTGGCGGCTGCACCGGTTCACCAGCGACGACGCGGTCCGGGCCGTGGACCGGTCGCCCGCCACCGCCCGGCTGGCCCGCCGCCACGAGGCCGGCTGGCACTGGGCCACCACCCACTGGGCCGACCAGGCCAGCCGCGACCTGATCGCCCGTACCTACCTCACCCCCGCCGAATGGGCCCTCTACCAGCGGCGGCCGGCCCGCGGCCGGGACCCGTGGCTGCTCGGCCGGATCGCCCTCAAGGACGCGGTCCGCGCCATGCTCACCGACCCCGAGGTCTTCCCGATCGAGCTCGACACCGGCAACGACGAGGCCGGACGGCCGTGGATCACCGGACGGCACGGGCGCCGGTTACCGCCGCTGGCCGTCTCGATCGCCCACCACGGATCGATCGGCGTCGCCCTGGCCCGTCCGTCCGGGCCGGTCGGCATCGACGTCCTCGAGGTCGCCGACCGCGACGACGCCACCGTCGCCGCGGCGCTCACCCCGGCCGAACGGGACCTGCTCGGCGGCGACCGGGCCGTCTGGTTCACCCGCTTCTTCGCCGCCAAGGAGGCCGCCGGCAAGGCGCTCGGCACCGGCCTCGGCGGCAACCCGCACACGCTGCGCGTCATCGCCGCGAGTGACACGGAGGCCACCGTCGCGACCACGGCGGGCGATCTGCGCGTACGCCTGACCGATCTGCATCACGAAGGACGACGGCACGTCGTCGCCTGGACCACCGACCGAGAGGTGCTGCCGTGA